One Gammaproteobacteria bacterium genomic region harbors:
- a CDS encoding ferrous iron transport protein A: MSTTLATFKTGETGCVVNLSHNNPLYRQKLLSMGLTPGTRFLVKRIAPLGDPVEIAVRGYSLSLRKNEADVLHVEHDNDH; encoded by the coding sequence GTGAGTACAACACTAGCAACTTTCAAAACAGGCGAAACCGGTTGTGTGGTGAATTTGTCACACAATAATCCGCTTTATCGGCAGAAATTGCTGTCAATGGGTCTAACTCCTGGCACAAGGTTCTTGGTTAAACGCATTGCTCCTTTAGGAGATCCTGTTGAAATTGCCGTTCGCGGCTATAGTTTAAGTTTACGTAAAAATGAAGCCGATGTTTTGCACGTGGAGCATGATAATGACCATTGA